A genomic segment from Triticum dicoccoides isolate Atlit2015 ecotype Zavitan chromosome 1A, WEW_v2.0, whole genome shotgun sequence encodes:
- the LOC119356957 gene encoding uncharacterized protein LOC119356957 — protein sequence MAAALRLQAAARMLQRSPAEQRLRLLPRLLHGAGSPSTPSAAAERLSLVQLHDRQQELSEELYPVLLELDKRILGKHHKATGLIFHTRYSDLLGIVTKHVDPRPNDSNWRWFRAKVILSNGCAWLVGLGFLHCMCFHDLLAEEEEENDVDKEE from the exons ATGGCGGCGGCGCTTCGACTACAGGCGGCGGCGAGGATGCTCCAGCGATCTCCGGCGGAGCAACGGCTCCGGCTGCTGCCACGGCTCTTGCACGGCGCCGGTTCACCGTCGACCCCCTCGGCTGCTGCCGAG AGGCTCTCGTTGGTGCAACTGCACGACAGGCAGCAGGAGCTGTCAGAGGAGCTGTACCCCGTGCTGCTCGAGCTAGACAAGAGAATACTAGGCAAACACCACAAGGCCACCGGCTTGATCTTCCACACCAGATACTCGGATCTGCTCGGGATCGTCACCAAGCACGTCGATCCTAGACCAAACGACTCCAACTG GCGGTGGTTTCGAGCCAAAGTGATATTGTCCAATGGGTGCGCATGGTTGGTGGGTCTGGGTTTCCTACATTGCATGTGCTTCCATGATCTGCttgcggaagaagaagaagaaaatgatgtagATAAAGAGGAGTGA
- the LOC119356966 gene encoding disease resistance protein RGA2-like, translated as MAELGGMLAAAILKVVGEQIGSAIGSQIALLKNFDKDLKKMKMALESVNDVLEDAERQSITDKSTKRLKDFLYEISDMIDEFQADTQAITQPSARKSSFKKYLAIMIPCLTIGPKITMANKMEEMRDALDVITNHHKKFKLNQGNNSNEPKVTDIRETSSTLETQIIGRTRESDIILASLFESMTNDITVLPIYGIGGLGKTTLAKMVYNSSQFSGYSQVWVYVSQTFDLIKIGNSIISQLSEKDKESGYTGKQMIHKSLEKLLANKKILIVLDDLWEDNISHLEELKDMLKVGENSMVVVIATTRSEGIANKMSTIQPYKLAPLTDDMCWSIRKKKSAFESRGHKEQLEEIGKVVGVKIGGSRVGCKLYSLGCLVADA; from the exons atggcggagctCGGTGGCATGCTTGCTGCGGCCATCCTCAAGGTGGTTGGCGAGCAGATTGGTTCGGCGATCGGAAGTCAGATCGCGCTGCTGAAGAACTTCGACAAGGACCTCAAGAAGATGAAGATGGCTCTAGAGAGTGTGAACGACGTGCTTGAGGATGCCGAGAGGCAGTCGATCACAGATAAATCAACAAAGCGGCTCAAGGACTTCCTGTATGAGATCTCCGACATGATTGATGAGTTCCAAGCAGACACACAAGCCATCACCCAGCCGTCTGCACGCAAG TCCTCCTTCAAAAAATATTTGGCAATTATGATCCCTTGTCTCACAATTGGTCCCAAGATTACAATGGCCAATAAGATGGAGGAGATGAGGGATGCTCTGGACGTGATAACAAATCATCACAAGAAATTCAAATTAAATCAAGGCAATAATTCCAATGAGCCAAAGGTTACAGATATACGGGAAACATCGTCAACCTTGGAGACACAAATCATTGGGAGGACTCGGGAGAGCGATATAATATTGGCTTCTTTATTTGAGAGCATGACAAATGACATCACAGTCCTTCCTATATATGGCATTGGAGGCCTTGGCAAGACAACCTTGGCAAAAATGGTTTACAATAGTTCCCAATTCAGTGGGTACTCTCAAGTGTGGGTTTATGTGTCCCAAACATTTGATTTGATCAAAATTGGGAATTCTATAATATCACAACTATCAGAGAAAGATAAAGAGAGTGGGTACACTGGAAAGCAGATGATCCATAAATCCCTTGAAAAGCTCCTTGCCAATAAGAAGATTCTGATTGTTTTAGATGACCTGTGGGAAGACAACATATCTCATTTGGAAGAACTGAAAGATATGTTAAAAGTTGGGGAGAACAGCATGGTGGTTGTTATAGCAACCACACGAAGTGAAGGTATTGCAAATAAAATGTCTACCATCCAACCATACAAATTAGCACCGTTGactgatgatatgtgttggtctATTAGAAAGAAAAAGAGTGCATTTGAATCTAGAGGTCACAAAGAACAATTGGAGGAAATAGGgaaggttgtcggtgtcaaaatcggcggatctcgggtagg